The genomic stretch GACGTCGCCCCGGAGCTCGCGGTCGGGGAGCCGGACGTCGAGGTGCAGGAGCTGCTGCGGAACTCGGCCGGGGTGAACCTCGGGATGGACTACCTGCCCGGTGCGCTGGACTTCGAGGCCGGCGCCGCCCGGGTGTCGCCGGAGCTGGCCGGGCGGGTGCTCTGGTTCGACGCGCTCGTCGGCAACGTCGACCGGTCCTGGCGCAACCCGAACATGCTCTTCTGGCACGACCGGCTGCACCTGATCGACCACGGGGCCTCGCTCACCTTCCACCACAACTGGGCGGGGGCCGACGCCGCGGTGAGCCGCCCGTACGACGCCGCCCAGCACGCGCTGGTCGAGTGCGAGCCCGACGTGCCCGCCGCCGACGCGGCGCTGGCGCCCCGGGTCACCCGGGAGCTGCTGCACGAGGTCCTCGCGCTGGTGCCCGACGCCTGGCTGGAGGGCCCCGGCGCCGACGACGGGCCCGCGGACGTGCGGGGTCGCTACGTCGACCAGCTGCTGGCCCGGCTGGTCGCCCGCGACTCCTGGCTGCCCGGCCTGGTCGGCGCCGCCCGATCCGGCGGTGCGGGACGGCGCTCGGCGCCGCGTGGGGAGAACCGGCCGTCCTGGCTCGGCCCCCCGCCGCCCGAGGGCGTGACGCAGCGGTGAGGCAGACCTTCGAGTACGCCGTGCTGCGCGTGGTGCCCCGGGTGGAGCGGGGGGAGTGCCTCAACGCCGGGGTGCTCG from Modestobacter roseus encodes the following:
- a CDS encoding HipA family kinase, which codes for MLPAVTATRYVTPLREGGSLPGLMEADDLGTYVVKWRAAGQGVKVLAAEVVCGELARRLSLPVPALVTVDVAPELAVGEPDVEVQELLRNSAGVNLGMDYLPGALDFEAGAARVSPELAGRVLWFDALVGNVDRSWRNPNMLFWHDRLHLIDHGASLTFHHNWAGADAAVSRPYDAAQHALVECEPDVPAADAALAPRVTRELLHEVLALVPDAWLEGPGADDGPADVRGRYVDQLLARLVARDSWLPGLVGAARSGGAGRRSAPRGENRPSWLGPPPPEGVTQR